One genomic window of Scylla paramamosain isolate STU-SP2022 chromosome 20, ASM3559412v1, whole genome shotgun sequence includes the following:
- the LOC135110287 gene encoding GRB10-interacting GYF protein 2-like isoform X5 has protein sequence MLALFNKHQSPPDGMQALGSLYVDKAQEPLAFIPMNEEEQRMWQRGVNSDVVLRQAGRAPVNGVGRGRGGSVDRGRGRGRGTASYYTRGLSYDEEVEPRGHKEGGPPGIGIRSKPYERSQSVHEQRPWSERAPAGTVPGVGVVPEDRNGAVSPRKEQGRASTENWRSRAGENDDSERWRGVGGGRSEKWGPRGWRERENGLEGDWEEGLGRGSTRGMPASSRGMRQPWDEKDGHFRKSWDEDNLPEWYIVRATENSDEKGGSFDASGAFHGPGSGWSDEEEPTAEGRGCGPGRPRQKSSSPDKGILPENSATDKAEAGKGQDDSESLEEKAQKKGIEEEPQPRHSPMNNGMDPAQALHPPIDSIPSEVHFFNIYGSTTEESQGREENRGSPNEMEPGNVIPEAMMNGVASEEESSGREAPAPPPFQGGVGPVPVPVPVQAQNSEGPEPVPGLGREHQGEEEKLEHMQSVADDLVAKLVEEDDPRPRSNPPNPGVTPPGQMGPMPEPAPHPTHTATEDKWYYTDPQGEIQGPFSSNDMAEWYKAGYFTPSLLLKRDCDDQFAQLGDLTRVFGRVPFIPGPPVPPLKLPELLAAQKQQAERERLELLQTYMLQKQVYQQQIAARQQVLQKLQSLEEWSTLNPIQQQQLFMQHMMTMFPGHPPIPPTVPPSTAIPQTTQVSAPIPDPRIVAGPDPRILPGPAGPPSSKPQDPIQALVAQMQTNSITNNTAMTSSCEGLLTSQLTATSMAAENPLQKLLMQLQRGQQPGMGPMGGGPVGGGALGVGMAGAAGGVGGVTAPSVATPPTTVPTIEKPPEQQFDAIQSLMQQLTNMQTPAQDQIQQEEQRRRDEDQKRIEEERKLLEDQKRAEEERIKIEELRLKEELKRQEEQRRSLEALRRQHEEEAQRLEEERRKIMEEQIRRQEEMRRIEEEKVRKEEEQKKLKDQQMNEAKRRQEEQLRRQEEHRRQQQQQQQQQQQQQQQQQQQHQQQQQQQQQHQQQQQPQHQQQQQQQQQQQQQQLLQQQQQQQLLQQKQQEEAAKRKEEARRQEELRRQQEEERKRQEEERRRREEEEEEARQQAQIQEEMRRIALEEERRHMQQVEEEERQRQAEEEDRRHQHLLHLKNILPAWNTQNPAPAPEAAPAPSLADIQRAQEEKERREREVELQMQQQRQRDAQRQAAEEARQKNSGLKWAAKAQANPAPAPVKSLLEIQAEEEKELKKRQEKEAAERAAAVSHMSLGAAGVWGSAMSNLSWASRASTVGTTAASHQSSQQWGGNSGGQSAGGGLWNNTSQPAAVTTSNPGQSVWNNDHSSIWNHADNSSSTGGFWDNPEPSKPKPASGRTPTKPNNPNQNHNRGGGPAGAPQHNNSTSTRVSKKKNKDESDMVKKLFTENVSQADNFTQWCKSSLNTMKVHASIDIPTFVTFLAEVESPYEVHDYIRSYLGDSKEVREFAKQYLERRSKARNAQKEREVEDDILAPAPAVNPTTSEFQEVKARSRKANKKKMQKVDSSILGFNVTSNERINVGEREYAE, from the exons ATGTTGGCACTCTTCAATAAGCATCAAAGTCCACCAGATGGAATGCAAGCGCTTGGCTCGTTGTATGTCGACAAGGCTCAAGAACCACTGGCTTTCATACCCATGAATGAGGAAGAACAG CGTATGTGGCAGAGAGGGGTAAACAGTGATGTAGTGCTTCGTCAGGCTGGGCGTGCTCCTGTCAATGGGGTggggagaggacgaggaggcagTGTGGATCGGGGTCGGGGACGCGGCAGGGGTACTGCCTCTTATTACACTCGTGGGCTCAGCTATGATGAAGAGGTGGAACCACGGGGCCATAAAGAAGGAGGACCACCCGGCATTGGCATTAG AAGTAAACCCTATGAGAGGTCGCAGAGTGTGCATGAGCAAAGGCCTTGGAGTGAGCGGGCCCCCGCTGGCACAGTGCCAGGGGTTGGTGTTGTGCCTGAGGACCGCAATGGAGCAGTATCACCACGGAAGGAGCAGGGACGGGCCTCCACAGAGAACTGGAGGTCCCGGGCTGGTGAAAATGATGACAGTGAACGCTGGAGGGGAGTTGGGGGCGGCCGGAGTGAAAAGTGGG GTCCTCGTGGGTGGCGTGAGCGAGAGAATGGGCTGGAGGGTGACTGGGAGGAGGGGTTAGGGCGGGGCAGTACCCGAGGGATGCCTGCCTCATCACGGGGCATGCGGCAACCCTGGGACGAGAAAGATGGGCATTTCCGCAAGTCCTGGGATGAGGACAATTTGCCAGAATG GTATATCGTCCGAGCAACTGAAAACTCTGATGAGAAAGGTGGGAGTTTTGATGCTTCTGGTGCCTTCCATGGACCAGGATCTGGGTGGTCTGATGAGGAGGAGCCCACAGCTGAGGGGCGCGGCTGTGGCCCTGGCAGACCTCGTCAGAAGTCCTCCAGCCCTGACAAAGGCATTTTACCTGAGAACTCTGCAACTGACAAAGCAGAGGCTGGCAAGGGTCAGGATGACTCTGAGTCACTGGAGGAGAAGgcacagaagaaaggaatagaggaggagccTCAGCCTAGACACTCCCCAATGAACAATGGGATGGACCCTGCTCAAGCTCTTCACCCGCCTATTGATTCCATACCCTCTGAGGTGCATTTCTTTAACATATAT GGATCAACCACAgaagaatcacaaggcagggaAGAGAACAGGGGAAGCCCAAATGAGATGGAGCCGGGCAATGTCATTCCTGAAGCCATGATGAATGGTGTGGCCTCAGAGGAAGAGAGCAGTGGGAGGGAGGCCCCAGCACCACCCCCATTCCAGGGTGGAGTGGGACCAGTCCCAGTCCCAGTCCCAGTGCAAGCACAGAACTCTGAGGGTCCAGAACCTGTGCCTGGGTTGGGACGGGAGcaccagggggaggaggagaagctggagCACATGCAGAGTGTTGCAGATGACTTGGTGGCAAAGCTGGTTGAAGAAGATGATCCTCGCCCCCGGTCCAACCCTCCCAACCCTGGTGTGACACCCCCAGGGCAAATGGGGCCCATGCCTGAGCCAGCACCCCATCCCACTCACACTGCCACGGAGGACAAGTGGTACTACACTGACCCTCAG GGTGAGATTCAGGGTCCCTTCTCCTCAAACGACATGGCAGAGTGGTACAAGGCCGGCTACTTCACCCCGAGCCTGCTGCTTAAGCGCGATTGTGATGACCAGTTTGCTCAGCTGGGGGACCTTACCAGGGTTTTTGGTAGGGTGCCCTTCATTCCAGGACCTCCAGTTCCTCCCCTTAAG CTACCAGAACTGCTGGCAGCACAGAAGCAGCAGGCTGAAAGAGAGCGCTTGGAGTTGCTACAGACTTATATGTTGCAGAAGCAAGTTTACCAACAGCAGATTGCTGCCAG ACAACAAGTGTTACAAAAGCTACAAAGTCTTGAGGAGTGGAGCACACTCAACCccatccagcagcagcagttgttcATGCAGCACATGATGACTATGTTCCCTGGCCACCCTCCCATCCCCCCCACAGTGCCTCCATCCACTGCCATACCTCAGACCACCCAGGTGTCCGCCCCCATCCCTGACCCAAGGATTGTTGCTGGACCAGATCCTAGAATCCTGCCGGGCCCTGCTGGACCACCATCCTCTAAACCTCAGGATCCCATACAAGCTCTTGTTGCACAAATG CAAACCAACTCCATTACCAATAACACAGCCATGACCAGCTCCTGTGAGGGGTTGCTGACCTCCCAGCTAACAGCAACATCCATGGCAGCTGAAAACCCCCTGCAGAAATTATTGATGCAGCTGCAGAGGGGACAGCAGCCTGGAATGGGACCAATGGGAGGAGGcccagtaggaggaggagcccTGGGAGTGGGTATGGCAGGAGCAGCGGGGGGAGTAGGGGGAGTGACAGCTCCCTCAGTGGCCACGCCTCCCACAACCGTGCCAACAATAGAGAAGCCGCCTGAGCAGCAGTTTGATGCCATCCAGTCCCTCATGCAACAGCTCACCAACATGCAGACTCCAGCACAGGACCAGATACAACAG GAGGAGCAGCGCAGACGTGATGAAGACCAGaagagaatagaggaagagaggaagctgtTGGAAGACCAAAAGAGagctgaagaagagagaatcaAAATTGAGGAACTCAG GCTGAAGGAGGAACTGAagaggcaggaggagcagagaagAAGCCTGGAAGCACTGCGACGCCAGCATGAGGAGGAGGctcagaggctggaggaggagaggaggaagatcatGGAGGAGCAGATAAGAAGgcaggaggagatgagaagaattgaagaggagaaggttaggaaagaagaggagcagaaaaaaTTGAAA GATCAACAGATGAATGAAGCCAAGCGGAGACAAGAGGAGCAGCTGCGCCGCCAAGAGGAACACAggcgacaacagcagcagcaacaacagcagcagcagcagcagcagcagcagcagcagcagcagcatcaacaacagcagcagcagcagcagcagcatcaacaacagcagcagccacagcatcaacagcagcagcaacaacagcaacaacaacagcaacaacaactacttcagcagcaacagcagcagcagctgcttcaacagaagcagcaagaagaagcagccaagaggaaagaggaagctaGAAGACAAGAGGAACTCCGtagacagcaggaggaggaaagaaagagacaggaggaagagaggagaag gcgagaagaggaggaggaagaagcaagacAGCAAGCACAAATccaggaggaaatgaggaggattGCCCTAGAAGAGGAACGGAGACACATGCAACAG gtggaggaagaggagcgtcAGAGACAggctgaggaggaagacaggagacaCCAACACCTTTTGCATCTAAAGAATATCCTACCTGCCTGGAATACACAGAACCCAGCTCCAGCCCCTGAGGCAGCCCCAGCGCCCTCCCTGGCTGATATTCAGCGTgcccaggaggagaaggagaggagg GAACGGGAAGTGGAGCTCCAgatgcagcagcagcggcagagGGATGCCCAGAGACAGGCAGCAGAAGAGGCACGTCAGAAGAACTCTGGCCTGAAGTGGGCTGCCAAGGCTCAAGCCaatcctgctcctgctcctgtcAAGTCTCTCCTGGAGATTcaagcagaggaggaaaaggagctaAAGAAA CGCCAAGAGAAGGAGGCAGCTGAGCGAGCAGCAGCAGTCAGCCACATGAGTTTGGGGGCGGCAGGTGTGTGGGGCTCTGCCATGTCCAACCTTTCCTGGGCCAGCCGTGCCTCCACTGTGGGGACAACTGCGGCCAGCCACCAGTCTAGTCAACAG TGGGGTGGAAACAGTGGTGGTCAGTCAGCTGGAGGTGGTTTGTGGAACAATACAAGCCAGCCTGCTGCAGTCACTACCTCCAACCCCGGCCAATCCGTCTGGAACAATGATCACTCCTCCATCTGGAACCATGCTGACAACTCATCATCCACTG GTGGATTCTGGGACAACCCTGAGCCCAGCAAACCCAAGCCAGCAAGTGGCAGGACCCCCACCAAACCCAACAACCCAAACCAGAACCACAACCGAGGTGGTGGGCCAGCAGGGGCACCACAGCACAACAACAGTACAAGTACCCGGGTcagcaagaagaagaataaggatgagagtgaCATGGTGAAGAAGTTGTTCACTGAGAATGTTTCCCAGGCAGACAATTTCACTCAGTGGTGTAAATCTTCACTTAACACCATGAAGGTTCATGCTTCTATTGACA TTCCAACCTTTGTAACCTTCCTGGCGGAGGTTGAGTCCCCTTATGAAGTGCACGACTACATTCGCTCCTACCTTGGGGACAgcaaggaggtgagggagtttGCCAAGCAGTATTTGGAGCGGCGCAGCAAAGCTCGCAACGCTCAGAAGGAgcgggaggtggaggatgacatCCTGGCGCCGGCACCAGCTGTCAACCCCACTACCTCAGAGTTCCAAGAGGTCAAG GCCCGCAGCAGGAAGGCAAACAAAAAGAAGATGCAGAAGGTGGACAGCAGCATACTTGGCTTCAATGTGACCT